In Naumovozyma castellii chromosome 1, complete genome, one DNA window encodes the following:
- the HIT1 gene encoding Hit1p (ancestral locus Anc_1.499): MKSEIIKCGICNEAESRYKCPKCGIRYCSLSCFKNEEKHKHIETATPEEKDNIGGASEGMKPSKVGMERAVLKNDELNQIYQETPELQELLQYNTVKFHLAKVYKILNSNTTDGDSNMNTEVKEQLAIDYLNTLRYGGIHYNEAIEEFCQTCLSKLENRSSLNT, encoded by the coding sequence ATGAAATCCGAAATAATAAAATGTGGAATCTGTAACGAAGCTGAAAGTAGATACAAATGTCCAAAATGTGGTATTCGATATTGTTCCTTATCCTGCTTCAAAAATGAAGAGAAACACAAGCATATCGAAACCGCAACCcctgaagaaaaagataACATTGGAGGTGCTAGTGAAGGGATGAAACCGTCCAAAGTTGGAATGGAGAGAGCAGTGCTTAAGAATGATGAGTTAAATCAAATATACCAGGAAACACCTGAGTTGCAAGAATTGTTGCAATACAATACGGTAAAATTTCATCTAGCAAAAGTATATaagattttaaattcaaataccACAGATGGTGACTCCAATATGAATACTGAAGTAAAAGAGCAACTAGCTATCGATTATCTAAACACTTTGCGTTATGGAGGAATTCACTACAATGAAGCGATCGAGGAATTTTGTCAAACCTGCCTGAGTAAACTAGAAAATAGAAGCTCTCTAAATACTTGA
- the NCAS0A13090 gene encoding Gfo/Idh/MocA family protein (ancestral locus Anc_1.500), with product MTYNLRSTVSTIPNADPIRVGIIGLSSKKGWAVKTHYPSILQLSSQYQITALYNNTIEASISTIRDLKLTSATAFPTLESFASSSNVDMIVVCLENGNHYDMLIPLLEFSETNMNLRYLFVEWPLRSSEKEVEEICKLTTKRGIQTIISLQGRKSPYILRAKELISQGYIGDINSIEIAGNGGWFGYERPQKSPSYVYEIGHGTDLVTTAFGHTIDVLQYITGSYFSTINAMVFNNIPEQELVDEFGNRLGQRVPKTVPDHLLFQGSLQNGNVPVSCSFKGGKPTKKFTKNLVIDIHGTKGDIKLEGDAGFAEISNLVLYYSGVKVADGMDSIANGKTSYDSGKELMEVYHLRNYNAVIGNIFRLYQSIADFHFNTKHIPNLPNQFVMQGFELEGFPTLMDALFLYRLIEKVYESNSLGSTLNVSNICQYP from the coding sequence ATGACATACAATTTAAGATCTACTGTCTCAACCATCCCAAATGCAGATCCAATAAGAGTCGGTATAATAGGTCTCTCCTCTAAGAAAGGTTGGGCTGTCAAAACGCATTATCCTTCCATCTTACAACTGTCTTCACAATACCAAATAACTGCATTATATAACAATACAATTGAAGCGTCCATCAGTACTATAAgggatttgaaattgacaAGTGCAACAGCATTCCCAACTTTAGAATCATTTGCCTCCTCATCTAATGTGGATATGATCGTCGTTTGCCTTGAGAATGGTAATCATTATGATATGTTAATACCGTTGTTAGAATTTTCAGAAACAAATATGAACCTGCGATATTTATTTGTAGAATGGCCTTTGAGGTCATCAGAAAAAGAGGTTGAAGAAATCTGCAAGTTGACAACAAAGCGAGGTATACAAACGATAATTTCATTACAAGGTAGAAAATCACCTTATATTTTACGTGCAAAGGAATTGATTTCTCAAGGATATATTGGTGACATAAATTCCATAGAGATTGCAGGAAATGGTGGTTGGTTTGGTTACGAAAGACCGCAAAAATCACCGTCATATGTTTATGAGATTGGACATGGGACTGATTTAGTAACGACGGCATTTGGCCACACGATAGATGTCTTACAATATATAACAGGTTCCTATTTCTCAACGATTAATGCGATggttttcaataatatccCGGAGCAGGAATTGGTTGATGAATTCGGAAATAGGCTGGGGCAAAGAGTTCCCAAGACGGTGCCGGATCACCTACTATTCCAGGGAAGTTTACAGAACGGTAATGTACCAGTTTCTTGCAGTTTTAAGGGTGGTAAGCcaacaaagaaattcaCTAAAAATCTAGTCATTGATATACATGGTACGAAGGGTGATATAAAGTTAGAAGGTGATGCAGGTTTCGCGGAAATCTCCAATTTAGTATTATACTATAGTGGAGTTAAAGTTGCTGATGGCATGGATTCAATTGCAAATGGAAAAACTTCATACGATTCTGGAAAGGAATTGATGGAAGTGTATCATCTTAGGAATTACAACGCAGTAATAGGTAATATATTCCGTCTCTACCAATCAATAGCAGATTTTCACTTCAATACGAAGcatattccaaatttgcCAAATCAGTTTGTTATGCAAGGATTTGAACTAGAAGGGTTCCCTACCTTAATGGATgctttatttttatatagACTTATCGAAAAAGTTTACGAAAGTAATAGCTTAGGTTCAACTTTAAACGTAAGTAATATATGTCAATATCCATAG